A genomic stretch from Microplitis mediator isolate UGA2020A chromosome 10, iyMicMedi2.1, whole genome shotgun sequence includes:
- the LOC130675290 gene encoding uncharacterized protein LOC130675290, with product MKFQKITCDSYVFQKSKDVEQTEYDAVEERLKLLLNEGSKIPADSDESEMILPDYYDPIKFRIGQNVFKKNIFTMMIAKLSGLLLLLTVPSILDILKFTRQSGNPCAAFRRYAATILHTCIWYKNSPDEDSEFYVSLKNVRRKHCVASKRSCEAGIGQISQLDMALTQFGFMGFTLLCADYLGVATNDEELDGLLHFWRVIGRMLGTEERFNLCNGSVEESKALCRRLLEEIFVPYYAKKSKDFDEMSTALLEGLWPINPFVNNKSFRIFTCHLIASAIPNNNYSLDIDDTSLSMYSKIILNLQLFVHKHLLQVHYWWSSIFRAYFNNQMKIGFYLTEKFPFLAYILYGKKRSHFNIYKFHFD from the exons ATgaagtttcaaaaaattacctGTGATAGTTACGTGTTTCAGAAATCTAAAGACGTGGAACAAACCG aaTATGATGCAGTTGAAGAAAGgcttaaattacttttaaacgAAGGATCGAAAATTCCTGCCGATTCTGATGAGTCTGAAATGATTTTACCAGATTATTATGATCCAATTAAATTTCGTATTGGCCagaatgtatttaaaaaaaatatatttactatGATGATTGCTAAATTATCTGGATTGTTACTTCTTCTTACAGTACCTTCCATCcttgacattttaaaatttacgagACAAAGTGGTAATCCGTGTGCTGCCTTTCGTAGATACGCAGCGACAATTCTTCACACATGCATCTGGTATAAAAATTCACCGGATGAGGATAGTGA ATTCTATGTGTCCTTGAAAAATGTACGAAGAAAACACTGTGTAGCTTCAAAACGTAGTTGTGAAGCTGGAATAGGTCAAATTTCACAACTCGATATGGCTCTTACTCAATTTGGTTTCATGGGTTTTACTCTTTTGTGTGCAGATTATTTGGGAGTTGCTACTAATGATGAAGAACTTGATGGTCTTCTTCATTTTTGGCGTGTTATTGGCCGAATGTTGGGTACAGAAGAAAg attcAATCTTTGTAATGGCAGTGTAGAGGAGAGTAAAGCTCTTTGTCGTAGACTACTTGAAGAGATATTCGTTCCATACTAtgcaaaaaaatcaaaagattTCGATGAGATGAGTACTGCTCTCTTAGAAGGATTATGGCCGATAAATccatttgtaaataataaatcgtttagaatatttacatgtcATCTGATAGCTTCAGCTATTCCTAATAACAATTACTCATTAGATATCGATGACACATCATTATCAATgtatagtaaaataatattgaatctTCAGCTGTTTGTTCATAAACATTTATTACAAGTACATTACTGGTGGTCTAGTATTTTTCGAgcttattttaataatcaaatgaAAATAGGCTTTTATCTtacagaaaaatttccattcTTAGCTTACATACTTTATGGAAAAAAGCGATcgcattttaatatttataaatttcattttgattga